The genomic segment CGCGCACCGGATTCCCCGAGGTGATCTACTGCCCCGGCAAGACGCCCGAGCAAGTCGGCGCGATCGCGCTGGCGATGTTGAGCCGCGGCGCGACCGTGCTCGCCACGCGCGCGGCCCGCGAACACTTCGAGGCAGTCCGAGCGCTCGCGCCCGACGCGCGTTACGAGAGCGACGCGCACATCATCGCCATCGAACGCGAGCCGCTTCCGCGCCTCGGCAGCGTGTGTGTCGTCTCGGCCGGCACAGCCGACCGAAACGTGGCCGCCGAGGCCGCGGTCTGCCTCGACGTCATGGGCAATGCCGTCGCGCGCGTGGACGACGTCGGCGTCGCGGGACTCCATCGCGTCCTCGGCCACATCGGCGCGCTGCGAAGCGCGAACGTCATCGTCGCCGTCGCCGGCATGGACGGCGCGCTGCCCGGCGTCATCGCCGGCCTGACGGACAAACCCGTGATCGCAGTTCCGACGAGCGTCGGGTACGGCGCGTCGTTCGGCGGTCTTGCGGCGCTGTTGACCATGCTCAACGCGTGCGCCGGCGGCGTGGCCGTCGTGAACATCGACAATGGCTTCGGCGCCGCGTGCGTCGCATCGCGCATCAATCTTTCTGCCGCCGCCATGACGGATCGCGCATAGTGCGCATCGCGTACTTCGACTGTTTCGCCGGCGCGAGCGGGAACATGATCCTCGGATCGCTCGTGGATGCGGGCTTGAGCCTCGATGCGCTCGAGCGCGAACTCCGTCGCCTTCCCGTGAGCGGTTGGACGATGAACGCGAGGCCGGTTCATAAGCGCGGATTGGGTGCGCTGTACTTGGACGTGAGCGTTCCGGGCGAAGATCACGATCACGACCACGATCACGATCATCATCATGCCGGTCACGAGGGTGACGCAGCGGACCACGAACACGGACCGCATCGCACGCTTGCGGACGTGTTGGCAGTCATTCGCGGCGGTGCGCTGCCCGAGGCGGTCGAGAAGACCGCGCGTGCGATCTTCCATCGTCTCGGTGAAGCGGAAGCGCGCGTGCATCGCAAGCCGCTGAGCGAGATCGCTTTCCACGAGGTCGGACAGATAGACGCGATCGTGGACATCGTCGGCGCCGCCCTCGGCCTCTACATGCTCGATATCGACCAAGTCCATTGTTCGCCGCTGCCCTGCGGTCACGGAACGATCTCGTCTGCGCACGGGCGATTGCCGTCACCGGCGCCGGCCACGATGGAATTGCTGCGCGGCGCTCCGACGTACGACGTGGATGTGGATGGCGAACTCGTCACGCCGACGGGCGCGGCGATCCTGACAACGGTAGCGACGTTTGCGCCCCGCCCGCCCATGACGGTACGCGCGATCGGCTACGGAAGCGGACGTTCGGACTTCCCGTTCGCTAACGTGTTGCGCGTGATCATCGGCGACGTGGCGGCGGCGCCCAGCGCAGGAACGGCGGCCTCGCCGGACGCGGTCGAACAGATCGAGACGAACATCGACGACATGAATCCGCAGGCGTACGAACACGTCTTCGAGCGGCTGTTCGCTGCCGGCGCGCTCGATGTGTGGACGACGCCCGCCCACATGAAGAAGGGCAGGCCCGGCATACTCCTCACCGCGCTCGCGCCGGCCGAACGCGCCGAAGCGGTGATCGCTTCGCTGCTGACCGAGACGACCTCGATCGGCATTCGTCATTGGACGGCACGGCGCGCCGTAAGTGCGCGCAGCATCCACACGATCGAGACCGGCATCGGCGCGATTCGCGTGAAGGTCGTGCAGACGCCCGCCGGACCGCGCGCGCGCCCGGAGTACGACGACGTCAAGGCGATCGCGCACCGCGACGGCACGGCGCTCGTCGACGTGATGCGCGTCGCCGAACGCGCGGCAGATGAATGGCTTACGGCCAACCCGCCGACGGTCGCGGAAGATCGCTGAGGTGAAGAAGTTGCTCCAGGTCGCGGCAGATGCCTGAGGCCGAGCTTCGATCCGCCATCCGCGGCCTTGGGAGTGCTGTCATCGCTTACTCCGGTGGTGTGGATAGCGCTGTCGCGCTCGCGATTTGCGTGCAAGAGCTTGGCGCATCGGCGCTCGGCGTCACCGGTGTATCGCCTTCGATGGCCCGCGGCGAACTCGAGGCGGCGGTTGCGGTCGGGCGCGCGATCGGTGCTCGCCATGAAATACTTGAGACGCGCGAGTTCGACGAAGTGAAATATCGCGCGAACGAACGCGACCGATGCTATCATTGCAAGCACGAATTGTTCTCACGATTGCGCGCGCTCGCAGACGAGCGCGGAATCGCGCACGTCGTCGACGGTTTCAACGCGGACGACGGCATCGCGGCGCTGGACGTGCGGCCGGGTCGCGGGGCCGCGCGCGCGCTCGGCGTTCGCAGCCCGCTCGCCGAGACCGGCTTCAGCAAATCCGACGTCCGCGCGCTTGCGAAAAAACTCGGCCTGTCGGTATGGGAAAAACCGGCGACGCCGTGCCTCTCATCGCGAGTTCCGTACGGCACGCGGATCGAGGAGACGGACTTGCGCCGGATCGACCTGGCGGAAAGCTATCTGCGCGCATCGGGTTTCCCGGTCGTGCGCGTAAGGCACTACGGAACGCTGGCGCGCGTGGAGGTCCCGGTCGCGGATGTCAATCGGCTCAGCGAGATGCGTTCGCGCGTCGAACGCGCCTTCGCGGACGTCGGGTATATGCAGCTAGAGATCGATGCTCGCGGCTATCGCACCGGCTCGCTCAACGAATAAAATGTAGGGCGGACCTTTATGGTCCGCCTCTAGGCGGGACTCATGGCTTGGAGATTTGCGGAAGAAGGCTTGCAGCGGAACCTCACTGCCTGCGAGCGCCGCATACTTGACGCTCTTCTCTCAAATTCATTTCCTGGATCGAACGAGTTGCGACAACAGCTCGTCGACCCAGGCATGAGCGTGACGAGTCTTGGGGAGATATTGAGATTTGACTTCCACTTGCCAAACACGCCCCGTGCCAATGTGGAATTTCAAGTTCCGGTCGAAGCCACGTCTCATGACGTTGATGGGATCCAAATAAATTTTGCGCTGCATGTTGTTCACGGTCGGTTATCTGAACTAGAAATCTATCGGATCGACGGCAGCCCAATGGAGTGTGAGCCCGGTATCGAGAAAATGAAAGAAATTGTTTCGCCGCCATATGACCAGTGAGGCGGACCATAAAGGTCCGCCCCACATTGAGATCGCCCCACATGAGGCTCCGTCCCTCGTAGTAGGGCAAACATCGCTTGCCCAATGGTCAGAAGATATCGACCACCGTGGCCCCGGCGGAAGAGAACGCGCCGCGCAGCGCTTCGGCTTGGCCGTCGTCGGCGCGGTACCCGGCGACCGTTCTGCCCGCTTCGACCGCGACCGCATAATCGTCGGTGCGGCCGTCAGGTACGTTCAGCTCGGCGAGATAGTCGTTGATCGAATCGCCGTACACCACGTCGCCGCCGCCCGAACCTGAGAGTCCGGGCACGCTGATGTTGAGGCCATCCGCGGAGCTGAGCGATCCACCGCCGGCCATCGTCCGGTTGACATCGCCGATCCACGTGCACTTGACGCCGCTCTCGCAGATATCGGTAGGGATATCTTCGTTGCAGAGCACGTGCGCGCGCGAGACGTCATGACCCGCTGCGTTCAAATTCTCGATGAGCTTGGAGACGCTCGAATGATCCGGAAAAATCCCTACGACGGTTGCCACGATTGAGCCCTCAATGGACAAGCAGCGAACCGCACTTGGTCCGCGGAGCCTGTGCATTCGGGTCGCGCCGAGCCTCGCCCTCTGCCTAAAGGCCGCTCGGGCGGGGCCGGACAATTGCCCGAACGATGGGATCGCACAAGCCCCGTCCGGTGACCGCGCGCGGAGAATTCGACCTTCGGAAGCTCGCGGGTGAGGCCGGCCTCGTAGTGGGCAGCGCGCTCCTCGCGAACCTCATCGGCTATCTGTTCCATTTCATCATCTCGCGCCGGATCGGGCCCGACCAGTATGGCACGCTCGTCGCGATGCTGGCGATCTTCGGCATCATCGGCGTGATCGGACAGGCGCTCAACAACGTCGCCGTTCAAGAGACCGCAAAGCTGTGGGTGCTGCATCGCGACGATCACATCGCTGCGTTCGTCCGCCATGCGGCCCCTGCGGCGCTCGGCGTCGGCGCGGTCGTAGGTCTCGGCATACTGGTCGCGAGCCTGCCGCTTGGTCCGTACCTCCACATCACTCGATGGGATCTCTGGATCGCGTTCGCCGCGTTCTGCATGCTCAACGTCGTCGCGTCGTTTCTTCGCGGAGCGGCACAAGGCGCGCATCGCTTTGGTTATTTCGCCGCCTCGCTGCTCGGCGAATCGATCGTGAAATTGATCCTTGCGCTTGTGCTCGTCGCGATCGGCTGGCAAGCGCTGGGCGCCCTCGGCGGATTCGCCGGCGGCATCGCCTTCGGGGCGGCGATTCTCTTGCCGCCGTTTCAACGCATCGCCAAACCGGCGACGTACGACGTCGCCGAACACGACCATCTGCGATTGGGCGGCGAATCGTCGCGGGTGCTCGGCGTGAGCGTGTGCACGGCGGCGTTGATGTTCGTCGATACGATCTTCGCCAAGCATCATCTGACTGGCGTCGATGCGGGCTACTACGGAGCCGCGGGCACGATCGCGCGCATCATCCCGTACGGCGTCGGTCTCATCGGACTCATCCTTTTGCCGAAAGCGGCCGCCGCGCAGCACGCGAGCCGGTCGTCGCTCATGCGGCTTCTCGCGGTATGCTTTGGCGCCGGCCTGCTGGTCACCGGCGTCGTCGTCGCGGTACTCGTCACCGTGCCGAAGCTCGTGATCGCCGTCTCATATGGAGCGACCTACGCGGGAGCGATCCCGCTGCTTCGGCTGTACGGCATCGATCAAGGCCTGCTCGGCGCGTGCGGTCTGGGATTTGCGTATCTCATCGCCGTGCGCGATTATCGCATCGGCCGCTTCCTCATCGTGGCCGTCGCGTTGGAGGCCGTGTTGATGGCGCTTTTCGGCACGACCGCGGTACGGTTGCTCACGACCGCTATCATAGTCAACGGCTTGCTCTTGCCTGCAGTGGCCTTTTGCGTGTGGCAAGCGCTGCGCGACAACCGCGCTGCGTCGGAGCTGCCGCAGGCCGTCATGCCCCCCATCGCCGAAGTTTGATCATCCCATGCGCGGACATGTCTTCTATCGCAAACTCAACGTCGAGCTTCCGACGATCGTGCGCGGCAAGGGCGTCTATCTCTACGATGCCGACGGCAAACGCTATCTCGACGGCTCCGGCGGCGCGATGGTCGCCTGCATCGGCCACGGCGTCGATGAAATCGCCGATGCCATCGCCGAGCAAGCGCGCACGATCGCATACGTCAACGGAACGGCATTCACCAATCGTCCGGTGGAAGAACTGGCCGACATGCTCGCCGAGCACGCGCCGCCCGGTGTCGATCTCTCGTATTTCCTGAGCAGCGGTTCCGAAGCCGTGGAAGCGGCGCTCAAACTCAGCCGCCAGTATCACGTCGAACGCGGCGAAACGCAGCGGCGCATCATCATCGCGCGTTCGCCAGGCTATCACGGCAACACGCTGCTTGCGCTCTCGGCATCCGCGCGCGCAAGTTATCGGAAGATGTACGCGCCCTGGCTGCTCGACGTCGTCATGATCGATGCGCCATATCCGTACCGTGCCGGAGAGCTCGGCGTGGACGCGCCTGCCATGACCGGCGAAGCGCTCGCCGAGGCGATAGCGCGCGTCGGCGCGGGCAACATCGCCGCTTTCATCGCCGAGCCGATCGGCGGATCGTCGACCGGAGCGTCGGTGCCTCCCGACGGCTACTATGCGCGCATCCGCGAGCTGTGCGACGAGCACGGCATTCTCTTCATCGCCGATGAAGTGCTGTGCGGCGCCGGCCGGACGGGGAAATATTTCGGACTCGAGCATTATACATCGCGCAGCGGCGGGCCGGTCGTGCCCGACATCATCACGATGGGCAAAGGATTGAATGCCGGCTATGCGCCGCTTTCGGCGCTGCTCGTCAAACGCACGATCTTCGAGACGATCAAGAACGGCAGCGGCGGATTTCAGCACGCGCAGACGTATTCACACAATCCGCTCGCCGCGGCCGCAGCGCTTGCCGTTGCGAAGTACGTGCGCAAGCACGACCTTGTCGCGCGGGCCGCGAGCCTGGAGCCGGAACTTCAGCGCCGCCTGCGCACGCTTTTGACGGTCGGCGACGGCGCGCATATCGTCGGCGACGTCCGCGGCATCGGCGCGCTCGCCGGCGTGGAGATCGTGGCGGATCATTCGACGAAGACTCCGTTCCCGCGCGGCGCCAAGGCCGTCGAAACGCTCGTCAAGGAGTGCCTGAAAGCCGGACTCTGCGTCTGGCCCAACGTGGGTCAAGCCGACGGAACGAACGGCGACCTCATCATGATCGCGCCGCCCTTCAATATCTCGTTCGCCGAATTGGATGAGCTCACCGAAAGCTTGCGCGCAGCCCTCGCGGCGACGGCAAGCGCTTTACACGCGACGCATCCACCACTTGCTGCCGCCACGAGGACATCATGACCGCAACCACCGCGACCAAGGCACCGAAGATCACCTATTCCGCCATCAGCGCCGACATGGGTGAGATCCACAAGTCGTTCGACGCTGCCATCTCCGCCCTGCGCGGCAAACTTGGTGCCGAGCATCACCTGTACATCGACGGCGCGTGGGTGAAGGGCGGCGGCGAGACGCTGCACTCGCTTTCGCCGATCGATCGCGGTTGGAAGATCGGTTCGTTCACGGGCGCGACGCCGGCCCAAGTCGACGACGCGGTCGAGGCCGCCAAGAACGCGAAAGCCGCATGGGCCGGCATGCCGTGGAAAGAGCGCGTCGCCATCATGCGCCGCGCCGCCGAGAAGATCCGCGAGATGCGCTTCGAGATCGCCGCGGTCATGACGGTCGAGATCGGCAAGAACCGCATGGAGTCGCTGGGCGACGCGGAAGAGTCGGCCGATCTCATCGATTACTACGCCGATCAAGTGGAACACGCGGATGGATTCGTACGTCCGCTCGGAAAGCTCGCGCCGAACGAGCAGACGCAAGATGTGCTTCGGCCGTTCGGCGTTTTTGCCGTCATCTCGCCGTTCAATTTTCCGATGGCGCTTGCCACAGGCATGTCGAGCGCGGCGCTCGTGGCCGGAAACACGGTCGTCTTCAAGCCCGCCGGCCTCGCGCTGTTGACCGGGGAGATGCTCGCGCGCGCTTACGAGGGCGCGGGCATGCCGGCGGGTGTCTTCAATCTGCTCTACGGCTCCGGATCGTCCGTCGGCGAACAGTTGGTGCGGCATCGCGGAATCGACGGTATCGCGTTCACCGGTTCGCAAGAAGTGGGCATGCGCCTCATGCGCGAGTTCGGTGCGGGTGGGCCGTTCGCAAAACCGGTTCTCGGAGAACTCGGCGGGAAGAACGCGGCGATCGTCGCGGCGAGCGCCGATCTGGATATGGCAGCCGAAGGCGTCATGCGCTCTGCGTTCGGGCTTCAAGGACAGAAATGCAGCGCATGCTCGCGCGTCTACGTCCATGAGAGCGTCGCGGAGAAATTTCTCGCACTGCTCAAAGAAAAGACGCAGAAACTCGCGATCGGCGATCCGACGGACAAGGATATCTACATGGGCCCGGTGATCAGCGAGTCCGCCGTGCGCACCTTCGAGGAGAGCGTCAAGTCGGCCAAGTCCGGCGGCGAGATCCTCACGGGCGGCGCGCGCATGCAAAGCGGAAAACTCGCCGCCGGTCTTTACGTAGAACCCACCGTCGCCAAGCTGCCGCTGGATCACGAGCTGTTCTCACGCGAACTGTTTCTGCCGTTCCTTGCAGTCGGCGTGGTCCGATCGTTCGATCAGGCGTTGGACGAATCGAACAAAGTCGATCTTGGCCTGACCGGCGGCCTTTTCTCCGCCGACGAGACGGAGATCGCGCGTTTCTTCGACGAGATGGAAGCGGGCGTGCTCTACGTCAACCGTCGCACGGGCGCGACCACCGGCGCCTGGCCGGGAGTGCAATCGTTCACCGGCTGGAAGGGCTCCGGCATCACTGGCAAGGGCGGATGCGGCCCGTATTACGTCTCGCAGTTCCTGCGCGAACAATCCCGGACGCGGATGACCTAACATATATGACGTAACGCCTATTTTCGGCGAATGTATAACCGGTTCTCTCAACGTTTATCCTAAAAAGGACGGATGAAAGGCCTTCCCGAACGAACGATTATTATGGCGAAGAATTATCCTTTCATCGGGGTCGTGCCGCCGGGGCCGAACGCGCTCAAGATCATCGCGCAAGATGAGCGGTACGCATCGACTTCCTACATCAAAGAGTACCCCCTCGTCGCGGCGCGCGGCCAGGGCGCCATGGTCGAAGACGTAGACGGCAACCGCTACCTCGATATGATGGCCGGCATCGCCGTTTCTTCCACGGGCTACGCCCATCCGGCGGTGGTCGCGGCAGCGACCGACCAACTCAACAAGTTCTCGCACATGTGCGCGACGGATTTCTATTATCCGGTCTTCGCGCAGCTCTGCGAACGGCTCGCGAAGCTCGCGCCGGGCCCGGAACCGAAGCGCGTGTTCCTCACCAACTCCGGCACGGAAGCTGTCGAAGGCGCGATCAAACTCGCGCGCAGCCACACGAAGCGACAGTACATCATCTCGTTCCACGGCTCGTTCCACGGCCGCAGCATGGGAGCGATCTCGCTCGGCTCGTCCAAGGTGAAGTACCGCCGGCATTTCGGTCCGCTGCTTCCGGGAGTCCACCATCTGCCGTACGACAACCCGTATCACCCCACCGATTGGCGCGAAGCTGCGGAGAATCTCTTCCGCGAGCGCGTCGGCGAAGACGAGATCGCGGCGGTGGTCATGGAGCCGATCCTCGGCGAGGGCGGCTACGTGATCCCGTCGCGAGCGTTCTTGGACTATTGGCGCGATTTCTGCGACGAGCACGGCGCCGTGCTGATCTTCGACGAAGTGCAATCCGGCGTCGGCCGCACAGGCTCGATGTTCGCGTCGCAGGCGCTCGGCGTCACGCCTGACGTCACGCTGCTCGCAAAAGGCTTGGGCTCCGGCTTGCCGATCGGCGCCATCATCGCGAAGGAATCCGTCATGTCGTGGGGTCACGGAAGCCACGGCAGCACGTTCGGCGGCAATCCGGTCGGCTGCGCTGCTGCGCTTGCCACGCTCGACCTCGTCGAAGGCGGCCTCATGGCGAACGCGGCTGCGATGGGATCGCTGCTGCTCGCGGGCTTCAACGAACTGAAGAAAAAGCACGACCTCATCGGCGACGTGCGCGGCGTCGGTTTGATGATCGGCGTCGAATTCGTCCGCGATCGAAGCACGAAAGAACCGATCGTGCATCTCGTCCACGAGATCGAGCTGGCGGCGTTCAAGAAGGGCCTCTTGCTGCTCGGCTGCGGCCGGAGCACGATCCGCATCGCGCCGCCGCTCGTGATCGACGCGGAAGACGTGCGCATCGCGCTCCGCATTTTCGACGAGGTGCTGACGGAGTTGCGGGTTCCGGCGTGACCGCTGCGGGCATCGGCTCGAGCGGATCCGCCGGTGCGCGCGCACCGGCCTCGTCTGCGAAACTGATGTCCATGCGCGACGCCGTCTCGCGTTTCGTCCACGACGGTGACACCGTCGTCATCGAGGGCTTCACCCACCTCATCTGCTTCGCGGCGGCGCACGAGATCATCCGCCAGCGCCGGCGCGACCTCACGCTCTGCCGGCTGACGCCCGATCTCATCTACGATCAGATGATCGCGGCCGGCTGCGCCAAGAAATTGATCTTCTCGTGGGCCGGCAACCCGGGCGTCGGATCGCTCTTCGCGCTGCGCCGCGCGGTCGAGAAGGGCATCCCGCACAAGCTCGAGATCGAAGAGTATTCGCACTACGGCCTGATGGCGCGCTTTGCCGCCGGCGCGGCGAAACTACCGTTCTGGCCGATGCGCAACTACCGCGGCAGCGATCTCCCCGACGTCAACCCGCTGATCAGAACCGTCACCTGTCCATACACGTCCGAAGAGCTCGCGACGGTGCCGGCTATCAATCCCGACGTCGCGATCATCCATGCGCAGCGCGCCGACGTAGGCGGCGACGCGCAGATCTGGGGCCTGTACGGCGTGCAGAAAGAGGCGGCCTTCGCGGCCGATCGCGTCATCCTCGTCGTGGAGGAGATCGTCAGCGAAGCGATCATCCGCGCGGATCCCAACCGCACGCTCATCCCCGGATTGATCGTCGACGCGGTCGTGCACGAGCCATGGGGCGCGCACCCGTCGTACGCGCAAGGCTACTACGATCGCGACAACGAGTTCTACGTCGCATGGGAGAACATCTCAAAAGATGAGGCGAGCCTCGCGGCATGGCTCGACGAGTTCGTCTACGGCGTTGCCGATCGGAACGAATATCTGTTGAAGCTCGGCCCGACGCTGCGCGAGCGCCTCAACGCTGAAGATCAGGTCTGCGAAGGGGTCAACTACGGCTTCTGAAATCGCGGCCTACAAGAATTCCGAGTTGATGGCGGTGCGCGCCGCCAAGGAGCTGCGCGACGGCGACGTCGTGTTCGTCGGCATC from the Candidatus Eremiobacteraceae bacterium genome contains:
- the larB gene encoding nickel pincer cofactor biosynthesis protein LarB codes for the protein MPDELRSTLERILESVREGEISVNEAVAAFGARDAGDGLEFATLDHLRAARTGFPEVIYCPGKTPEQVGAIALAMLSRGATVLATRAAREHFEAVRALAPDARYESDAHIIAIEREPLPRLGSVCVVSAGTADRNVAAEAAVCLDVMGNAVARVDDVGVAGLHRVLGHIGALRSANVIVAVAGMDGALPGVIAGLTDKPVIAVPTSVGYGASFGGLAALLTMLNACAGGVAVVNIDNGFGAACVASRINLSAAAMTDRA
- the larC gene encoding nickel pincer cofactor biosynthesis protein LarC; protein product: MRIAYFDCFAGASGNMILGSLVDAGLSLDALERELRRLPVSGWTMNARPVHKRGLGALYLDVSVPGEDHDHDHDHDHHHAGHEGDAADHEHGPHRTLADVLAVIRGGALPEAVEKTARAIFHRLGEAEARVHRKPLSEIAFHEVGQIDAIVDIVGAALGLYMLDIDQVHCSPLPCGHGTISSAHGRLPSPAPATMELLRGAPTYDVDVDGELVTPTGAAILTTVATFAPRPPMTVRAIGYGSGRSDFPFANVLRVIIGDVAAAPSAGTAASPDAVEQIETNIDDMNPQAYEHVFERLFAAGALDVWTTPAHMKKGRPGILLTALAPAERAEAVIASLLTETTSIGIRHWTARRAVSARSIHTIETGIGAIRVKVVQTPAGPRARPEYDDVKAIAHRDGTALVDVMRVAERAADEWLTANPPTVAEDR
- the larE gene encoding ATP-dependent sacrificial sulfur transferase LarE; this encodes MPEAELRSAIRGLGSAVIAYSGGVDSAVALAICVQELGASALGVTGVSPSMARGELEAAVAVGRAIGARHEILETREFDEVKYRANERDRCYHCKHELFSRLRALADERGIAHVVDGFNADDGIAALDVRPGRGAARALGVRSPLAETGFSKSDVRALAKKLGLSVWEKPATPCLSSRVPYGTRIEETDLRRIDLAESYLRASGFPVVRVRHYGTLARVEVPVADVNRLSEMRSRVERAFADVGYMQLEIDARGYRTGSLNE
- a CDS encoding oligosaccharide flippase family protein, giving the protein MTARGEFDLRKLAGEAGLVVGSALLANLIGYLFHFIISRRIGPDQYGTLVAMLAIFGIIGVIGQALNNVAVQETAKLWVLHRDDHIAAFVRHAAPAALGVGAVVGLGILVASLPLGPYLHITRWDLWIAFAAFCMLNVVASFLRGAAQGAHRFGYFAASLLGESIVKLILALVLVAIGWQALGALGGFAGGIAFGAAILLPPFQRIAKPATYDVAEHDHLRLGGESSRVLGVSVCTAALMFVDTIFAKHHLTGVDAGYYGAAGTIARIIPYGVGLIGLILLPKAAAAQHASRSSLMRLLAVCFGAGLLVTGVVVAVLVTVPKLVIAVSYGATYAGAIPLLRLYGIDQGLLGACGLGFAYLIAVRDYRIGRFLIVAVALEAVLMALFGTTAVRLLTTAIIVNGLLLPAVAFCVWQALRDNRAASELPQAVMPPIAEV
- a CDS encoding aspartate aminotransferase family protein, yielding MRGHVFYRKLNVELPTIVRGKGVYLYDADGKRYLDGSGGAMVACIGHGVDEIADAIAEQARTIAYVNGTAFTNRPVEELADMLAEHAPPGVDLSYFLSSGSEAVEAALKLSRQYHVERGETQRRIIIARSPGYHGNTLLALSASARASYRKMYAPWLLDVVMIDAPYPYRAGELGVDAPAMTGEALAEAIARVGAGNIAAFIAEPIGGSSTGASVPPDGYYARIRELCDEHGILFIADEVLCGAGRTGKYFGLEHYTSRSGGPVVPDIITMGKGLNAGYAPLSALLVKRTIFETIKNGSGGFQHAQTYSHNPLAAAAALAVAKYVRKHDLVARAASLEPELQRRLRTLLTVGDGAHIVGDVRGIGALAGVEIVADHSTKTPFPRGAKAVETLVKECLKAGLCVWPNVGQADGTNGDLIMIAPPFNISFAELDELTESLRAALAATASALHATHPPLAAATRTS
- a CDS encoding aldehyde dehydrogenase family protein, whose protein sequence is MTATTATKAPKITYSAISADMGEIHKSFDAAISALRGKLGAEHHLYIDGAWVKGGGETLHSLSPIDRGWKIGSFTGATPAQVDDAVEAAKNAKAAWAGMPWKERVAIMRRAAEKIREMRFEIAAVMTVEIGKNRMESLGDAEESADLIDYYADQVEHADGFVRPLGKLAPNEQTQDVLRPFGVFAVISPFNFPMALATGMSSAALVAGNTVVFKPAGLALLTGEMLARAYEGAGMPAGVFNLLYGSGSSVGEQLVRHRGIDGIAFTGSQEVGMRLMREFGAGGPFAKPVLGELGGKNAAIVAASADLDMAAEGVMRSAFGLQGQKCSACSRVYVHESVAEKFLALLKEKTQKLAIGDPTDKDIYMGPVISESAVRTFEESVKSAKSGGEILTGGARMQSGKLAAGLYVEPTVAKLPLDHELFSRELFLPFLAVGVVRSFDQALDESNKVDLGLTGGLFSADETEIARFFDEMEAGVLYVNRRTGATTGAWPGVQSFTGWKGSGITGKGGCGPYYVSQFLREQSRTRMT
- a CDS encoding acetyl ornithine aminotransferase family protein, whose product is MAKNYPFIGVVPPGPNALKIIAQDERYASTSYIKEYPLVAARGQGAMVEDVDGNRYLDMMAGIAVSSTGYAHPAVVAAATDQLNKFSHMCATDFYYPVFAQLCERLAKLAPGPEPKRVFLTNSGTEAVEGAIKLARSHTKRQYIISFHGSFHGRSMGAISLGSSKVKYRRHFGPLLPGVHHLPYDNPYHPTDWREAAENLFRERVGEDEIAAVVMEPILGEGGYVIPSRAFLDYWRDFCDEHGAVLIFDEVQSGVGRTGSMFASQALGVTPDVTLLAKGLGSGLPIGAIIAKESVMSWGHGSHGSTFGGNPVGCAAALATLDLVEGGLMANAAAMGSLLLAGFNELKKKHDLIGDVRGVGLMIGVEFVRDRSTKEPIVHLVHEIELAAFKKGLLLLGCGRSTIRIAPPLVIDAEDVRIALRIFDEVLTELRVPA
- a CDS encoding CoA-transferase; amino-acid sequence: MTAAGIGSSGSAGARAPASSAKLMSMRDAVSRFVHDGDTVVIEGFTHLICFAAAHEIIRQRRRDLTLCRLTPDLIYDQMIAAGCAKKLIFSWAGNPGVGSLFALRRAVEKGIPHKLEIEEYSHYGLMARFAAGAAKLPFWPMRNYRGSDLPDVNPLIRTVTCPYTSEELATVPAINPDVAIIHAQRADVGGDAQIWGLYGVQKEAAFAADRVILVVEEIVSEAIIRADPNRTLIPGLIVDAVVHEPWGAHPSYAQGYYDRDNEFYVAWENISKDEASLAAWLDEFVYGVADRNEYLLKLGPTLRERLNAEDQVCEGVNYGF